ACGCCCTGGCTCGCGAGCGCCAGCGCGATCACCGTCGCGATCGGCAGCAAGAGGCCGAGCGTCGCACGCGTCAGGTCGACCCACACGTTGCCGATGGATTTCGCCTCACGCCTCACGAAGCCGCGGATCAGCGCGATCGCGACGGCGATGCCGGTCGCCGCGGACAGGAAGTTCTGCACCGTCAGACCGAGCATTTGCGTCAAATGGCTCATCGTCGTCTCGCCGGCGTAGCCCTGCCAGTTGGTGTTCGAGACGAAGCTGATCGCCGTGTTGAACGCCGAGTCGGGCGAGATCGCGGAAAAGCCCTGCGGGTTCAGCGGCAGCACGCCCTGCAGGCGCTGCAGCGCGTAGAGGAAGAGCACGCCGAGCACGTTGAACGCGATCAGACCGATCGCGTAGAGGTACCACGGCATCTCATCTTCGTTTCTTACGCCGAACGCGCGCCAGATCGGCGCCTCGATGCGGGCCTGCCAGCGGTACTCGCCGGCGAACAGTCTTTTCATATAGGCGCCCAGCGGCCAGGCGAGAAGCGCCAACGCGCCGAGGTAGACGGCGCTTTGCAGCAACATGGTGTCTTTCATGTCAGAAGCGCTCCGGGTAGAGAAGGGCGTAGACGAGGTAGGCGAATAGCAAGGCGGCGAGCGCGCCGCCTGCGACGATCAGGATATTCATCGCTGTCCCCCTTCGAGGCTGCGGCAAAGCGAGATCAGCCCAACCATCGCGGCGGATGAGATCAGGCATAAAAGCAGGTAGGGAAGGTCCATCGTGAGACTCCGTCTTTGATCACGACGCGAGTCTAGGAAGGCGGCCGTCAAAACGGCGCAAAGAAAGGAAGTGCGGGCGTAAAGATCGCGTAAAGACGTTGGCCGAGCCTCCAGAGCTCGGCCAACGTCGGGAGGGCGAAGAGGGCTGCTGAAAGAAAAAAGGTTGGCCGAGCTTTGTGCTCGGCCAACCTTTTTTACAGCGTCGGCCTGAGATCGGCCGGGATTCTTAGCGGCCCAGCGCGTCGAGCGCGTCGCGGTAGCGGTCGAGCGCCTCCTCGGTGCTGCTGATCGACACCGACAGGTCGTGCAGGCGGCCGTTGGTCAGGCGGTACACCCAGCCGTGTACGCTCAGTTCCTGGCCGCGCTGCCACGCGTCCTGCACCACCGTCGTCTGGCACGCGTTGAGCACCTGCTCGATCACGTTCAGCTCGCACAGCCGGTCGAGTCGCTCGGCCGGGTCGAGCGCGAGCAGCTTGGCGTCGTGCTTCTGCTTGATGTCGTGGATGTGGCGCAGCCAGTTGTCGACCAGGCCGACGCGCTTGTTGTCGAGCGCCGCGGCGACGCCGCCGCAGCCGTAGTGGCCGGTGACGATCACGTGCTTGACGTTCAGCACGTCGACGCCGAACTGCAGCGCCGACAGGCAGTTGAGGTCGGAGTGGACGATCAGGTTGGCGACGTTGCGATGGACGAACACCTCGCCCGGCAACAGGTTGATCAGCTCATTGGCCGGCACGCGGCTGTCGGAGCAGCCGATCCACAGGTATTCCGGCGCCTGCTGGCGCGCGAGGTTCTCGAAGAAGTCGGGCTCGTTCTGGGTGATTTTCTCCGCCCACTGGCGGTTGTTCTCGAACAGGTGTTGCAACGGTTGGGCCATGGCGTATCTCCGCGAAAAGACGATATCGACGGTCGGGGCTCGCCGCCGAATGCGCGCAGTGTACCGAATGCGGCGAGGGTTTGTCCGCAGACTGTCCGACAATCGGGTGTGCTTAATGACGTGTAATTTGCTTCTCATAAAGAATTAATTCCAAGGTCATCGCGACTCCGCACAATCCACGGCTTTCTGATCCCTGTTCACGGAGTCTCCACGATGTTCGACGTCAACGACGAAAACGCCCCGCCCTCGAATCCCAGCCGCAACGAGACCTTCCACGAGGTCGTCGAGAAG
This DNA window, taken from Crenobacter cavernae, encodes the following:
- the kdpF gene encoding K(+)-transporting ATPase subunit F, with the protein product MNILIVAGGALAALLFAYLVYALLYPERF
- the can gene encoding carbonate dehydratase, with product MAQPLQHLFENNRQWAEKITQNEPDFFENLARQQAPEYLWIGCSDSRVPANELINLLPGEVFVHRNVANLIVHSDLNCLSALQFGVDVLNVKHVIVTGHYGCGGVAAALDNKRVGLVDNWLRHIHDIKQKHDAKLLALDPAERLDRLCELNVIEQVLNACQTTVVQDAWQRGQELSVHGWVYRLTNGRLHDLSVSISSTEEALDRYRDALDALGR